Below is a genomic region from Dryobates pubescens isolate bDryPub1 chromosome 1, bDryPub1.pri, whole genome shotgun sequence.
ATCCTGCAAGAAGCAAGGGAGCAAGGTGCTGTTAAGGAGTGCCTGAACAACAGTAGCCATTCTGCTCTAAGCCAGTGAACAGGGAGGTGGCCTTGATGGAATCACAGCTACATGTGGTTTGTCCTTACCAATAGGCTATCTATTCAGGGATGATaacatttgctttctgctgaaTTTGGCTGATTGCTTTCCTCATCAGTGAGACACCTAAATACCTGGCCTTGGAAGCCAGCATTAAATGACTTGTATCTAAATCCACCACAACAGTGCTGTGAAGTTCAGAGCCATATCTTGGATACAAAAATCATAGGACACCAatgattgctctctacagctaccttctccctagtatcgtgtgataggactggaggcaatggcctcaaattgcagcaggggaggtttagattggatattctgaaaaatttctttatgtAAGGAGTAGTCAGGTATTGggccaggatgcccagggaggtggtggagtcaccatccctagagatgttGAAAAACTgtatagacatggcactttgggatgtggttcaATGGCCATGACAATTGGACTCaaggaagtcttttccaacaaaaccaattctatgattctatgacttgaggCTCAGTCAAGTCCTGCTTTGATCCAGAAACTTGTTCTGCAAGAAGTTCAAGTCTTGACTTACTCTGGGCTCTAATAAGCTGATGTATTTATTGTCCCTGCAGATGGCTGCAGGACTCACCACATGCCCAAGGAAGGTGAGGTGTCTGAGCTCCTAAGCAGAATCAATCTTTGCATTTGTTAAGCCAAATGACAAGTACAAGAGTGAAAACCATGGTGTAAAAccagcagagaagagaggcagcagtgccTTCCACCTGGATGTCTGCAGGGCTTCTTGCAGATGCGAAGTGCTGCCTAATTGCCTGTAATTTATCTCCACCTAAGCCACTGCAACAGCTGGTTCTTGCATGAAATCTTGCCCTTTCTTCGAAATGCCTTTCCCACCAGCCTGCAAAGTGGTTTGTGCTCCTGAATAGAAGTATTCAGGTCTTGTTCCTCCTTAGACGTTGTTATATCTTTGATGGTCTCATGCACATTTGCTTGAGCTGTCACTgacaccttttttccccccccttagAGTCAAAACCAGGGAATAGTTTTGCAGTGAACTCTTTACCTGTCATAAGGGCAGCTTGTGCTTGTCTTCACCGTCGTGTCATTTTTGTCACCTATTAGCCAGATGAATTCAGAGTAAGTCCTCATCCTGATGTTCTTCCACTGCTTTTGGGGAACATAGCTACATCCAGCATTAAAATCCCCCATGAAGATGAAGTTCTGGAAATCAGACAGATTTTCAAAAGCAATCACAAGGTCAGCTCTTCAAAAGAAAACTGGCAAGGGCTTTTGAGGGTCAACAGATGCTCCCAATAGCCATTACATCTCAAATAGCAAGTGCTCATtgagtgctgcagggcagctgctttgtgctgggcACATGCTGATAAAACAGTTTTATTGGGGGATCAAGTTTACTGATTAAAATGTGGATAACTCAAGGAAAATGCATCAAAGGGATATTAGAAATCTGGGGCTTGTTGTCAATGCTTTTAAGGTTATCGGGCTGTGAGTAAGGAATAGGGTGACTCAGCACCATAATTGCTGTTAGTAACACAGATGCAGCAACTAACCTCAGTTTTCCAGTGCTGTTTTACATCTAAGTACACATCATAGAGCTCATCAATCTCCCGTACTGCTGTCTCTGGTGTGGTGTGCAGAGGGATTATAACAAACTCTTTGACAGCTTAAAAATAAGGCAAAAGAACAGGGAGAAATGTAATTATTAAACCCACACTGAATCACAAAGCAACAGAGACTGACTTGGAAGGAAGAAGATTCTTCTTCTGAAGAAACAGCTTCTGTTTTGGCTGTGGCTCAGAGGTGATTGCTGTGTCATTGCACATTGCCAAGGCTGAGCAAGGCTGTGACACAGTGAGGTGTTACAGCAAGTTCCTGTGGTCATACCAGTGCATCTGCCAAACCAGCacccatggcagcagcagaggctttccGGGGGCTGAAGCCTGCACTGAGCTGTGGGCATGCAGGGGTAGCAGCCCCAAAGGCACATGCTGCTCTTGCGAGGAAATGCAGTGTGAGGTCAGGAtgcagctccttcctctgccaCCTGCTTGGATCCAGCTAGCACCATCTTGATCCATGAGCCTTGCCAGTGGGAGAACAATTTATTTCTGAAACATCTCACCAGTTTTGGGAGACTGGAACCAGACAGTGAAGGGCTCTCTGGAGAAAACATCCTCATCCCCAGGCTGGGTGTCACGGTACTGGTAGGTTTGTTTCACTGATACTAGATGTTGACTGCAGCAGAATAAACAGGATGGGGGACATCATGCTTATGGATTGCTAGGATGTGTCTAACACTGACTCAGTCCTTTGACCTGGACCCCAGGCTACGTTCCAGGACAGATACAGCCAGCCTGGTGGGTACACCTGGGATCATCCCCACATCCAGGCACAGCCCATCCCACCCACTCAGCTTGCACCTCTCCCACTCCCTTGGAGCAAAGCCATCACCACGTGCAGCCCACCTCTacaaagctgcagtgctggagggcagggtcAAGGGCTGGCTCAGTGGCAAGGGGAGCTCACTTACCTGTAGATGAAGGCATACTGCTCCTTGTAGctcttccttcccagcctctcACTGACCACACATCTGTATTCATCCTTGGACCCCTTCAGTTGACTGGAAGGAAATCAGTGTTCCTGACTTTAGTTCTGCATTCACAAGGTGCTGAGGAGAAGATAATTCTGCCTGTTTTGAAGGGTGAGACATTGCCTGCCTGATGACAGAAGTGAGTGGTAGAGACAATGAACCTAACTCAGAACCTATAGTCTGGACCTGTGCTCCATTGCTGGGTCTTTCATTCTACCTtctccctgcttactgcagtctCTATCCCTCTGTCAGCTGGGTCTCACGTTCAGCCAGGTATACACTGCTCTTTCCTCTGGACTGTTGGTCCAGGCTGGTAGTCCTTGGTCTAAGCaattcccagccctgcagaaaagcagctgcactgctgcagctcactgccaggcatagaatcatagaatcctttaggctggaaaagaccttgaagatcatcacatccaaccattAACACTACTAAGTCtgttgctaaaccatgtccctatgcaTGACATCTACacttcttttaaatacctccagggatgattattcaaccacttccctgggcaacctgtttcaggatttgcaaccctttcagtgaagaattttttcctaatcatagcattgttttgcttggaaaagatctctaaggtcataatgttcaacctaaacctccccgagCATAAtcccttctgttttcctttgagAATTAACCTTTAACAAACTTCATCTAACTCAGTTATTTTAGTTTTAAAATGTGTCCTACGCTGGtctggagctgcctttgctTCTGACCTTCAGCAAAGTTGCCAGAGCCTTGTTCTTCCTCGAAGGCTGGGACAGAGTTCAGATCCTGAGCTTTTGCCATGGtagggtggtgctgagcagaacACAGACTCTGGACAAGCATCTTTCACAGTATTTGCCCACTTGCCTGTGGTCACCCTACCTGGAGAGCTTCTCCAACAGAAGAGGACAAACCCGGTTCTTGCTCTCCTTTATTTCCATCAGCAACACAATGTCACAGCGAGAAATGATCTGCAAGagcaaggagcagaagcaggttTTCACTTGAATGAGAATTCACATGAACTAGGAAAAGGTTAGAAAGAAATGGTTAAAGGGGAAGTCTTCTGTGGAGGAAGCAGCACCCAGTTTGGAGTCATgggaggggagaagcagctggagcaAAGCCCTTTTACTTTCAGAACTGCCTCACAgccctgagggaactgggaaagGGAACTTGCGGCACAGCAGTTGTGAGTATATTAAAAACCTGTTCCTGCCTCATAGGAGGAAGCAtgaaagggaaggggagcaAGAGCTGCTGATGTGAACTCGCTCTCCCCCCACCACTTTGGGGTTCTGTTACCCAGGCTGCTCAACCTGTGGTTGGTCATACCTCTCTCCCCCTTGCCACATaggttttcttctctgcttcagaTCAGTGCTGCGAACAAGCATCCCAACTCATTTGGTGCCCAGATGGATATGGCAGGAGGATTTGGAAGGCATCAAGAGGAGCCAGTCGGGGTCTGTTATCAAACCCCTGCAGCTGTTTTCCTCGTTTTTCTGGCCAGGCACCTCTGGGGTTCTATGGCTATGCCATACCTTCCACAGGCTGCATGTGCTGTCAACATTTGCCTGTCCCAGTCATTTGTGATGGACCCCTCTGAAacagcctgcagagcccagagtGACCCCCAGTCTATAAATGGAGCACTGGCACCCCAGGGCTGAAGCACCACCGAgaagctgcagggtgctggagagaggtggggaggctgccccagcctggctcaggctgcccctgctggcactgggatTCCCCGCGGGAAAGCCCggctcagccagcagcctggcacactcAGAAGCTTCCTTCTACCCCCGGTTTTGTTTCCCTTCAGAATTTGTGGCTGATACTCATGGGGCAAAAGCCTCTTTTTGCCACCTGAGACTTGCACAAATTAATATTTGACCTACAAATTAATATCTGCTGCTGACAGGATGGGAAGAACGGTTCAGAAATGCAAATGCTGGCAaatccctctcctccagctgttCCCAGTGAAAGGATTCAAGCCCAGCTAAATGGTGGcattcctctctgctgctgtttggcaCAAGCAGCCCTCCTGCTCACACTGAGCACTATGTCCTCTGTTAGTGTGGCATCTCGGAGGGGACTTGCAAAAGCCAGAAGTCCAAAACATGGTTCTTTCAAAAAGTTGAGTACTCTAGAGTTGCTGCAGAGAAAGCCTGATGGTGAGGGTTTGCTTACATAAACCAGTCATCAGGCTTTCTCGTTTTGTACTACCCTCAAATGCAATAGTTGCTGTCCTGAGAATATGTTTGATTAGACAAGAATATTTCAGAATAATTAGCACATAAGCAAGCTAAATAATTTATCACAAAACAGAGCTCTGTGGATTCAAAGTGAAAACTCTTTGTGCAGCGCACAGAGGTTTTCCTCCTTTTGTAACACCACTTCCAAGGGACACAACAAACATTGTTTCTGTTAACGTTCCCATGCAGGCTAAAATACCACCAGACATCCTGCTTAACCACAGGCTGATTCTTATTTAAGGgtacaaaaatatttaaattattaactcttttctttttgactTGAAATTCAGCTGTGAGAAATTAAGTCCAAGGTCATACAGCTAAGAAATCCTCAAGCAGCTCAGTCCCTCTCATCTAGGCAAATGAACATACCTTTACCACAGCATTGACGACTTCAGGTCTGGCTATTTTTGTTTCTCCAAAAGACCTCACATTGAAGGAGCAGATTTTTAGGCTCAGAGATGGACTGAAATTGAAGAGTGAAAGCAAGATGAAGAGCAACATCTTCAGGGACTTGGATAAAATGAGTTGCTCCGAGTGTGCCTATAAATATGTATGTGTGCGTGTCTGTGTTTGTGCATCCGTCCCTCTGCGGCCAGTCGGGAGGTTAGGCTGAGCAGTCAGCTGTGTCAATCACAAACATGAACAGGAATCTccatttcctcctttcctttacTTCCAGCTCCCAGTGCAAAGCATCACAGAGACTTTGAACTTCTGCCTTGGGGGAAAACCTGCTCCTTGCACCACCTTCCCCATGCTGGGGAAGCAACCTCTCCACCAGAACCCAGCATTCCTCCTCACAGGGAGGCACTTGCTGTGGGTTACCTGCCATATTGGCCAGTAGCCAAGACCGCCCCCCAGGCAGTGTCAGGCCAGGAACAAGTTCCCTGGGCTACCCTGGGCAAGAGGCCAAGACTAGAAGGTGAATGGTAAAGGGACCagcagtggggagaggggggttTCTGGAGGGTACCAGAAGCCCCAGTGGTGGAACATCCTGGACATAGAGGTTTTGACTATGTCCatgttttgttcttcttttacTGTGGTTGGAAAGTCATGCTGTGAGGAAGTAATGAACTGTCCATCCTCACAGGCCAGACACTTTAACCTGCTTCTCCCtttgcccagagctgtgggatGGCCATGTCTACTTGCCCGCAGCTAACCGGGCTCAGTGGCTCAGCCACCCCAGTGCAGCCATGGGAATGTATGTGAtgaccccagccctgctcccaaaACGCCCAGCCAGGTGTCCTCATCATTGCAGTCTCAGGCTGGTGACTCAAAGCACATGTACATGGGTTTGGCCTGTGCCATGTGGCAAAAGGGATCACAGGAGTTTGGTCAAGATGACACTCAAGTGAGGATTCTGCAGCTGGGGTAGCTTTTGCAGGGAATCTATGCcacttccctctcttcctcttccaccATTTGCCAGCCCTTGTCTGGAAATGCATTGGTCAGCCCCCTGATCAAGTTCAGTGGCAGGAGCTATAACAAGAAGTCAGGCTAAATGGGTCATCAAATGCCTTGGAATTTTCTCCCAGTGCTTGCAGGGTGTTTTCacattctttcttctcttcctgagAACAGCCATGCAGCCTGTTTGCACCTTGCTGTCCTGCCTGCATGGCCACCTGTGCATCTCCAGAAGCAGACGCTCCAGTGCATGGATCTTACTTTGCCTCAATCAGTTGAACAGGGTCAGATGGTGCTGGCACAAAGTGCAGTGAATGAGGGGCTCCCAAAAATGCAGCATGGCTGGCTGCAGTGAGATCCCAGTCTTGCTAAGGAAGCAGCTGTGGCTCTCCAAGGAGGGTGCTGCAAATGTGGGCACAGGCACCACAAACCCATTTTGGCTAAAGAGGGATTTTTGAGCAGGTGCTGTTAGTGAgtgatgtgctgctgtgtgagcctgctCCTTGTTAATGAAGGCAGCAACCTGGGGAGCAAGTGTGAAACCCTCCAAGGGAACAGGGGTCACACTGAGCTCTCTTCACTGGCTCTAATTAGCCTGCCTCAGGCAAGACAGACTCTAGAGAAAACTAACAGAGGGTGGGAAAGCAACAGCTTTAGGGGCTGGAAATCTTCTGCCTGTCCTTGCTAaaagggcagcctgagccaagaGCTTACGatagcagctgcagccttgggGTCAGAGTCATCAAAACCTGGAACTCCcttgaaatccatgctccctTAGGCTTCCCTGGCGTCAAAAAACAAATGTTTGTGTGGTGCTGTGAGGGCTTTAACCCTGAACTGCAGAGACCTGCCTTTGTGGATGCCATGTTTGTCCCCAGGACTGCTCGTTTATcagcttcccctttcccctccatccCAGGCGTTATCAGCAGAACAGACAGAGCCACCCTccacagggacaggcagcagggaggtgacctGTGGGGTGGGACACAGGGAGGTCACACTCTTTTTTGCACCATCTTATCTTTCTGTTTACAGCACTTTCTGTGCAGATGCTCTTTGCTCCTTAACAGGCCATGAAAGCCACTCAATGCAGGTTCACAAACTGTGCTAGTTCAAGGTTGTCCTGGTCTCGAACAAGAGGGGTGAAGCTGGTGGTACCAAACTGGGCTGGGTTTTTGCCCCTACACTGAGAGATGCTGAGTGAGAGACACCACCTCCAGCTAATCAGCACCTGTAGGACATTACCTAataaagttcctcctcagcctctctctgctttcagggGAGAAGAAGCAGAGGATGAGGCTGCTGAAACCAGTTTGGGCAAGAGCTCAGAGCAGGAAGTGTGAGTTGCCAGGCCCTGTCTGCTCCTTCTGATGGCTCTTCAGCCCATCTTTGCTGACAGCCTGTGCTAGGCTGTACCAGGTGTGTTGCCATCTCTGGAGCAGCAATGCAGCCTTCCATCATCTTTTCACTCTCAGAAAGGTACTGGGGGATGGATGAAGTGGGATGTGGCTCCATATCATGTGCCCGCTAAGGGTCCCCGTGGGACAGTGAGGGTGTGAGGGTCTGGCAGTGACATGGTGGTTTCTCCTCTCCACTCAGGTACTGCCACTTCCTTCCAGCTGTAGACCTGGCTGCCTCATGGGGCAGCTTGGTTTTTGCTGGCAGAGGTGAACTGAGAGGATCTATGATacttcctcagcctcccttggagggctgcagggagagatcACAGGCAAGACCAcatccccttctgctctggcagaggaagCCAAAAGGAAGCACATGGCTCTGGGGGAGCACTGGCAGCGTGggcagagagcagtgctggggtggtGCAGGGACCAGCCACTTCAGGCTGATGCTCCCCAGATGCCACCATAGGTCTGTTTACTGGACAAGGGACccatgtctcttccaaccttggtgatatgtgctcccctcctcttcccttcccatgTACCAGGCTTTAAGCTGTTAGGCGTTCCTTAATTTTTACCTAAACTGCAGCTCTGGCCAGTAGGGCCAGCCCCAAAGTCAGCAGTGTCACAGTAAAAGTAGATTTCTTTGGGCAAATAAAGTGACCTTTGGGCTCTTAGTGACCTTatcacaaccatcaggcagagtATTTTATTGGTCTCCTGGAATTTCAAGTTAATAAATAGCAAAGCACTTGGGTCATTCTGTGTCACTGAAGCGCAGACCTTATATGGCCATGTGGGAAGTAGCTTTGTTGTCAATCAAATGACAAGTGTCCTGGCATGACCCACTTGAAATTTGGTATAACTGAGGCTGGCATGCAAGATACATCAGATGTCTTGAATCAGTGGGGTCATCTTTGATGCCTAATCTTTATTTTCAATTCTGGAAAGTATGTGTTCTACTTAAGAAGTTACTGTCAGGATGTAATTCCTTTGCTGCTACAGGACTCTGATAGGGTTTTCTTTTCTAACTTATTACACCAGTATTGTCTGAGTAGTGGGTCAAAGAGTGAAAGCCTGACTGCTAAAGTAGTCCAAGGAAAAACACTTTGTTGTGCTTTCAGTCTTGAACAAGGCTGCTTGGCTGAGATGTGGGAGAGAACACGATAATCAGAAATAAAGGCTTTGACGCAGGATGATTAGACAAGACTTTGGaattaccccccccccccccaaagataTTGCAGCCACCAAACATCACATTTTGTGACAATAAGTGCACTCTTATTGCTACCAGTTAAAGGTGTAATTAAAATGTGTGTGAAATGCACATTAACTTAGAGCGGGGTTAAGAAAGTATTGTTTCAAGCTGTCAACAAGCAAGCAGGGCTTGCTTTATAATGTTTTAAAAGGCAGGAGCATTTGTTGCTGCGTTTGTCCCAGGTTGTGCAATGGAGCCACTGAAAGGTGACAGgctcctgcccagagcagtgcccaGAAGCATTGTTTATCCCTGAGCTCACTGGAACCCAATGTCAGCAAAATGGGGTGAGCCAAGATCTTATCCCTGCCCTAGGGAGTGACTTTTGGCCACAGTATGTCGTTAAAGTTGCCCTCTCCTCAGGGCATGGCAAGACGCTCCCCAGCAGCGAGCCCCATGGGTGGGCTGTGGTGCCACACTAGGTTTGTGGGGCACCCGCCTGTCCTGCCACTCTTCCATGCCCATGGTCCCCTGGGGATTAGTCACAGCATTGTTCCACAAGGCTGGCACTGTGTGAGTGGAAACAGATGGGGACAAGTCACCCTGGGAAGATGATTCAGTTTGCCAAAGCACTGTGCTGTCACTTGTTATGGCTGC
It encodes:
- the DNASE1L3 gene encoding deoxyribonuclease gamma — translated: MLLFILLSLFNFSPSLSLKICSFNVRSFGETKIARPEVVNAVVKIISRCDIVLLMEIKESKNRVCPLLLEKLSSQLKGSKDEYRCVVSERLGRKSYKEQYAFIYSQHLVSVKQTYQYRDTQPGDEDVFSREPFTVWFQSPKTAVKEFVIIPLHTTPETAVREIDELYDVYLDVKQHWKTENFIFMGDFNAGCSYVPQKQWKNIRMRTYSEFIWLIGDKNDTTVKTSTSCPYDRIVVSGEKLINAIVPHSVDIFNFQKAFRMTEEQALGVSDHFPVEFELKPKGGFFSWLKSKFSRKRRTRKGHHSRS